The following is a genomic window from Oscillospiraceae bacterium.
TATTGGAGAGCATCGTTAAGATAAGCCTCCACTGCTTTGTCTGCATCACCCTGAACACCGCCGAACAACTTAATTCCTGCCTGAGCGAGAGCCATCTGTGCACCTCCGCCAATGCCACCGCAGATAAGCACATCTATGTCGAGTGCAGAGAGCATACCTGCAAGTGCTCCGTGTCCGCTTCCGTTTGTATCTACTACTTTTGATGAAAGTATTTTGCCGTTCTCGGTCTCGTATACCTTAAACTGTTTTGTGTGCCCAAAATGTCCGAAGATTTCTCCGTTTTCATAAGTTACTGCAATTTTCATAGTGTTTTGTCTCCTTTTTAAATTTATTTTTTTGGCTGATAAAGCCCTACTGTTTCTTTATTTCTATACTCGTGCTTTTCGTAATAACCGATTAAGTTTTTGTCATCATCACGAAGAGCGACCATATACACATCTTTATTTTCCTCGTCATTGCGATAGGTGTATATGATGTTGTTATCCTTGCTTTCGCGAAACCACGCAACCACTTTATCAATCTGCTCATTTGCTTTTGGCGGATGGCAGTCTTTAATACTTCTGCCTGTCAAGTCTTTGTGATAACGCTCTATTGCTGACGGATTCATATATACAATGATATCATCTATATCGCAAACAACCACAGGGGCAAGGTCTTGATCTAATACACTTTTTAATAATTTATTTAACATTTATTTCTCCATTCCGCAGTCATATGCATTTTTTGATACAACCTCATCATAGTACATCGTGCCATAAAGTCTGTATCCGCCTGCAAAATTGTAGGCGTCAAAGCCGTTTTGCATAAGTATTCTTGTCGCAAGATAGCTCCTTAAACCGCTCTGGCACATCACATATACAGGCTTTGATTTATCAAGCTCTGTAAGTCTTTCACGCAGTTCATCAACGGGAATATTGATAAAGCCCTCTGCATGACCGCGCATATATTCGTAGACGGTTCTTGTATCTAAAAGCGTGACATCGTCTCTTTTTTGAAGAAGAGGAATATCATTATAATAGAACTGCTTTACAATACCATTCTTCACGTTTTCAATGATAAAGCCTGCCATATTCACAGGGTCTTTTGCAGATGAATACGGCGGTGCATAGGAAAGTTCAAGGTCTTTTAGCTTGTCCGCTGTAAGTCCCGCAAAAATTGCCGTAGCAATTACATCAATCCTTTTTTCAACACCCTCATAACCTACCGCTTGTGCACCAAGGATTTTATATGTTTCCTTTTCAAATATAACCTTTAATGTCATAACTGTTGCCCCCGGGTAATATCCCGCGTGAGAAAGGGGCGAAAGAATGACTTTTTCGTAAGCGATATTA
Proteins encoded in this region:
- a CDS encoding dinitrogenase iron-molybdenum cofactor biosynthesis protein, whose product is MKIAVTYENGEIFGHFGHTKQFKVYETENGKILSSKVVDTNGSGHGALAGMLSALDIDVLICGGIGGGAQMALAQAGIKLFGGVQGDADKAVEAYLNDALQYDPDAKCDHHDHEHGEGHTCGEHGCGGNCHGHN
- a CDS encoding PAS domain-containing protein is translated as MLNKLLKSVLDQDLAPVVVCDIDDIIVYMNPSAIERYHKDLTGRSIKDCHPPKANEQIDKVVAWFRESKDNNIIYTYRNDEENKDVYMVALRDDDKNLIGYYEKHEYRNKETVGLYQPKK